The Eubacteriaceae bacterium Marseille-Q4139 genome has a window encoding:
- a CDS encoding DUF4316 domain-containing protein, which translates to MAESVFEAVKQSITVREAAQMYGIEVNRSGMACCPFHDDKNPSMKLNEEYFYCFGCGATGDVIDFTARLYNLSPKEAAEKLAQDFGLAYDSQAPPRRRHVRQKSEAQKFKEDRDHAFRVLADYFHLLRKWETDYTPKTPEENPHPRFMEAIQKKDYVGYLLDFFLENSPEEQKLWIAEHQSEIAKLERRVKFMADKTTNRERLQEITAGIEQGIKELFESEKYMRYLSVMSKFHRYSVNNTMLIYMQRPDATLVAGFNKWKNQFERHVKKGEHGITIIAPTPYKKKIEEMKRDPDTHAPILDADGKAVMEEKEIEIPMFRPVKVFDVSQTDGKPLPELASSLSGTVPHYEAFMEALRRSAPVPIEFEPMAENMDGYFSSDQQRIAIREGMSEVQTVSAAVHETAHSKLHDPKKYEAEPTWKIVMVSEGGTKHDFRLDFATEAEAEQAAAEEGWRYVDENRFEWRLEVEEDLTAVKQAAKNRNTEEVEAESISYAVCQYFGIQTGENSFGYIASWSKDKELKELRASLETINKTSCELINDIERNYKEICKERGIDLTAATEPQQDSIEQLAADIDQFTFDYDPYEYRNNADSREDALHELTATLRSGDASGVREWLQNIVNEDEPDETTQKAAELMGRLDQLVPMTEPEQLTEPENTESVQPSAEYREALLVLDDTSYLHVQPCDTGWDYTLYDVATMKQMDGGQLDGPDMGRSTAVSHICEDLGMGGKSIKYAPLSMIETLQEAAYHQMQEQVSQQTTEAAATQLPDAQEQALDEYPMPDPALTQDDLEKCGYLDGDLLPLSKERAYELMERDLTVYIVQEGENPEMAFDTADLDAHDGIFAVSREEWEQSPDFHEKVLERQDRQLEREQAFLSHEGNCFAIYQVSKDDPQNVRFMNLDWLQSHNLSVERSNYDLIYTAPLDGSGSTMEQLERLYEQFNLQKPVDFHSPSMSVSDIVAIKQNGQVSCHYCDSVGFTQVQGFLPENSLRNAEMTVEDDYGMIDGIINNGPKEPTVAQLEQQARSGQPISLMDLAAAVHREEREKKKSVMEQLKSQPKTEHKKTAQKKSAEREL; encoded by the coding sequence ATGGCTGAAAGTGTCTTTGAGGCTGTCAAGCAGTCCATCACCGTCCGAGAAGCAGCGCAGATGTACGGAATCGAGGTCAACCGGAGCGGCATGGCCTGTTGTCCCTTCCACGATGACAAAAATCCCAGCATGAAGCTGAACGAGGAATATTTTTATTGCTTTGGCTGCGGAGCCACCGGCGATGTGATTGACTTCACAGCGAGGCTCTACAATCTGTCCCCCAAAGAGGCCGCCGAGAAGCTGGCCCAGGATTTTGGCCTGGCTTATGACAGTCAGGCCCCTCCCCGGCGACGCCATGTCCGCCAGAAATCCGAGGCGCAGAAATTCAAGGAGGACCGAGACCATGCCTTTCGTGTCCTGGCCGACTACTTTCATTTGCTCCGCAAGTGGGAAACGGACTACACACCCAAAACACCGGAGGAAAATCCACATCCCCGATTCATGGAGGCAATCCAGAAAAAGGACTATGTGGGCTATCTGCTGGATTTTTTTCTGGAGAACAGCCCGGAGGAGCAAAAGCTGTGGATTGCCGAACATCAATCAGAAATAGCCAAATTGGAAAGGAGAGTGAAATTCATGGCTGATAAGACCACCAATCGAGAACGGTTACAAGAGATCACAGCGGGCATTGAACAGGGTATCAAGGAACTGTTTGAGAGCGAGAAGTATATGCGCTATCTGTCCGTCATGTCCAAGTTCCACCGCTACTCCGTCAACAACACCATGCTCATCTATATGCAGCGCCCGGACGCCACCCTGGTGGCCGGGTTCAACAAGTGGAAAAATCAGTTTGAGCGCCATGTGAAAAAGGGTGAGCATGGTATCACCATCATTGCCCCCACGCCCTACAAAAAGAAGATCGAGGAAATGAAGCGCGACCCGGATACTCATGCACCCATCCTGGACGCGGATGGCAAGGCGGTCATGGAGGAAAAAGAAATTGAAATCCCCATGTTCCGTCCGGTGAAGGTGTTCGATGTGAGCCAGACGGACGGAAAGCCCCTGCCAGAGCTGGCCTCCAGCCTGTCCGGGACGGTGCCGCACTATGAGGCTTTCATGGAAGCTCTGCGCCGCTCGGCTCCGGTTCCCATCGAGTTTGAGCCGATGGCCGAGAACATGGACGGCTATTTCTCCTCTGACCAGCAGCGGATCGCCATCCGGGAAGGCATGAGCGAGGTGCAGACTGTTTCCGCCGCTGTCCATGAGACCGCGCACAGTAAGCTCCACGACCCCAAAAAGTACGAAGCGGAGCCGACCTGGAAGATCGTGATGGTGAGCGAGGGCGGCACCAAGCATGACTTCCGTCTGGACTTCGCCACCGAAGCAGAGGCGGAACAGGCCGCCGCCGAGGAAGGCTGGCGCTATGTGGACGAGAATCGGTTTGAGTGGCGGTTGGAAGTGGAGGAAGATCTGACGGCGGTGAAACAGGCCGCCAAGAACCGCAACACCGAGGAAGTGGAGGCCGAGAGCATTTCTTATGCGGTTTGCCAGTATTTCGGCATCCAGACCGGCGAGAACAGTTTTGGCTACATCGCTTCCTGGTCGAAGGACAAGGAGCTGAAGGAGCTGCGGGCCAGTCTGGAGACCATCAACAAGACTTCCTGCGAGCTGATTAACGACATCGAGCGCAACTACAAGGAAATCTGCAAGGAGCGCGGCATTGACCTGACTGCCGCCACGGAACCGCAGCAGGACTCTATCGAGCAGCTGGCAGCAGACATCGACCAGTTCACTTTCGATTATGACCCTTATGAGTATCGGAACAATGCAGATAGCCGTGAGGACGCACTGCACGAACTGACTGCCACACTCCGAAGCGGAGATGCCAGCGGTGTACGCGAATGGCTCCAGAATATCGTGAACGAGGATGAACCGGATGAAACCACCCAAAAAGCTGCCGAGCTTATGGGACGCTTGGATCAGCTGGTGCCGATGACTGAACCGGAACAGCTGACCGAGCCGGAAAATACCGAAAGTGTCCAGCCCAGCGCCGAGTACCGGGAGGCCCTGTTGGTGCTGGATGATACCAGCTACCTTCATGTTCAGCCCTGCGACACCGGCTGGGACTACACGCTCTACGATGTGGCAACCATGAAGCAGATGGACGGCGGCCAGTTGGACGGGCCGGATATGGGCCGTTCCACAGCGGTTAGCCATATCTGCGAGGACCTGGGGATGGGCGGCAAGTCCATCAAGTATGCGCCGCTGTCCATGATCGAGACTTTGCAGGAGGCGGCTTACCACCAGATGCAGGAACAGGTCAGCCAGCAGACCACAGAAGCTGCCGCCACCCAGCTGCCGGATGCCCAGGAGCAGGCGTTGGACGAGTATCCCATGCCGGACCCGGCACTGACTCAGGATGATCTGGAGAAATGCGGCTACCTGGACGGTGACCTTCTGCCCCTCTCCAAAGAGCGAGCCTATGAGCTGATGGAGCGAGACCTGACCGTTTATATCGTCCAGGAGGGTGAAAACCCGGAAATGGCCTTTGACACTGCCGACCTGGACGCCCATGACGGTATCTTTGCTGTGTCCCGCGAGGAATGGGAGCAAAGCCCGGACTTTCACGAAAAAGTTTTGGAACGACAGGATCGGCAGTTGGAACGGGAACAGGCGTTTCTTTCCCATGAGGGAAATTGTTTTGCTATTTATCAGGTGAGCAAGGATGACCCGCAGAATGTGCGTTTTATGAATCTGGATTGGCTGCAATCGCACAATCTGTCCGTAGAGCGGAGTAACTATGACCTTATCTATACCGCCCCTCTGGACGGTTCCGGCAGCACTATGGAGCAGCTGGAAAGGCTGTATGAGCAGTTCAATCTGCAAAAGCCGGTGGATTTTCACAGCCCGTCTATGAGCGTCAGTGACATCGTTGCCATCAAGCAGAATGGTCAGGTATCCTGTCATTACTGCGACAGTGTTGGTTTCACCCAGGTGCAAGGTTTCTTGCCGGAAAATTCGCTGAGAAATGCGGAAATGACGGTGGAAGATGATTACGGCATGATCGACGGTATCATCAATAACGGCCCAAAGGAGCCGACAGTGGCCCAGCTGGAACAACAGGCCCGCAGTGGTCAGCCCATTTCTCTTATGGACTTGGCAGCAGCCGTCCATCGAGAGGAACGGGAAAAGAAAAAGTCCGTAATGGAGCAGCTGAAAAGCCAGCCCAAGACGGAACACAAAAAGACAGCGCAAAAAAAGAGCGCGGAAAGGGAGCTTTGA
- a CDS encoding immunoglobulin codes for MKLSRYEQETIILYNQAEATAEVYTHDPRLLEKLRRLAEKYPDQIVKKDRQTFLVPKRCVSVREPYSAERRKAASELAKAAGYRPPTPKKGNE; via the coding sequence ATGAAGCTCTCACGCTATGAACAGGAAACCATCATCCTCTACAACCAGGCCGAAGCCACCGCCGAGGTCTATACCCATGACCCCCGGCTGCTGGAGAAGCTGCGGCGACTGGCAGAGAAATACCCGGACCAGATTGTGAAAAAGGACCGCCAGACCTTTCTCGTTCCCAAACGCTGTGTGTCCGTCCGGGAACCTTACAGCGCCGAGCGCCGTAAGGCAGCCAGTGAACTGGCCAAGGCTGCCGGATACAGGCCGCCCACCCCCAAGAAAGGCAATGAGTAA
- a CDS encoding DNA topoisomerase 3 produces the protein MKLVIAEKPSVAQSLAAVIGATARKDGYLEGGGWRVSWCVGHLAGLADADAYNPDYAKWRYDDLPILPEPWQMVVSKDKKKQFDVLKQLMNAPDVTEVVNACDAGREGELIFRSVYELAGCQKPMKRLWISSMEDSAIREGFANLRPGADYDGLRDAALCRAKADWLVGINATRLFSVLYHRTLNIGRVMSPTLALIVQREAEIDTFKPVPFYTVTLELPGFTVSGERMADKAAAQQLKTACQGAAATVKKVGRKNKSEKPPALYDLTTLQRDANRLLGFTAQQTLDYLQNLYEKKLCTYPRTDSRYLTSDMAASLPELVQLTAGAMPFSNGMEIACNAAQIVNDKKVTDHHAVIPTRNLQGADLSGLPVGEKAVLELVALRLLCAVAQPYTFAETAVVVECAGAEFTAKGRTVKNYGWRALDAAYRAGLKNVEQDKEPEDKALPELSEGQTLPLSGATVKEGKTTPPKHFTEDTLLSAMETAGKDDMPEDAERKGLGTPATRAGILEKLVSTGFLERKKSKKTVQLMPSHDAVSLITVLPEQLQSPLLTAEWEYRLGEIERGELAPEDFMAGISAMLKELVGTYQAIKGTEYLFSPSHEVVGKCPRCGGEVAEMQKGFFCQTESCKFAIWKNNKWWEMKHKQPTKAIVTALLKDGRAHVRGLYSEKTGKTYDATVVLADDGQYANFKLEFDQQKGGKR, from the coding sequence ATGAAGCTGGTGATCGCTGAGAAACCGTCCGTTGCCCAAAGTCTGGCCGCCGTGATTGGGGCCACCGCCCGCAAGGACGGCTATCTGGAGGGCGGCGGCTGGCGGGTCAGCTGGTGTGTGGGCCATCTGGCTGGTCTGGCCGACGCCGACGCTTATAACCCGGACTACGCCAAGTGGCGCTATGACGATCTGCCCATTCTGCCGGAACCCTGGCAGATGGTGGTGAGCAAGGACAAGAAGAAACAGTTTGATGTGCTGAAGCAGCTGATGAACGCCCCGGATGTGACCGAAGTGGTAAACGCCTGCGACGCCGGACGCGAGGGGGAGCTGATCTTCCGCAGCGTCTATGAGCTGGCGGGCTGCCAGAAGCCCATGAAGCGGCTCTGGATTTCCTCAATGGAGGATTCCGCCATCCGGGAGGGCTTTGCAAACCTGCGCCCCGGTGCAGACTATGACGGCCTGCGGGATGCGGCCCTCTGCCGCGCCAAAGCGGACTGGCTGGTGGGTATCAATGCCACCCGGCTGTTTTCCGTGCTGTACCACCGGACCCTCAACATCGGACGTGTCATGTCCCCGACGCTGGCCCTCATTGTCCAGCGAGAAGCCGAGATCGACACCTTCAAGCCGGTGCCATTCTACACGGTCACACTGGAGCTGCCCGGTTTCACCGTTTCCGGGGAGCGCATGGCAGACAAGGCTGCCGCCCAACAGCTGAAAACGGCCTGCCAAGGTGCGGCTGCCACAGTGAAAAAAGTGGGGCGCAAAAACAAATCCGAGAAGCCGCCCGCCCTCTATGACCTGACCACCCTCCAACGGGACGCCAACCGGCTGCTGGGGTTCACCGCCCAGCAAACCCTGGACTACCTGCAAAATTTGTATGAAAAGAAGCTCTGTACCTACCCTCGGACGGACAGCCGCTATCTGACTTCGGATATGGCGGCGAGTCTACCGGAGCTGGTCCAGCTCACTGCCGGGGCGATGCCCTTTTCCAATGGCATGGAGATTGCCTGCAATGCCGCCCAGATTGTCAACGACAAGAAAGTGACCGACCATCATGCAGTGATCCCTACCCGCAACCTCCAGGGCGCGGACCTGTCCGGCCTGCCGGTGGGCGAAAAGGCGGTGCTGGAGTTGGTGGCTCTGCGCCTGCTGTGCGCCGTGGCCCAGCCCTATACCTTTGCGGAAACCGCCGTTGTTGTCGAGTGCGCCGGAGCGGAGTTTACTGCCAAAGGCCGCACAGTGAAAAATTACGGCTGGCGGGCGCTGGACGCTGCCTATCGCGCAGGGCTGAAGAATGTGGAGCAGGACAAAGAACCCGAGGACAAGGCTCTGCCTGAGCTGTCTGAAGGTCAGACGCTGCCCCTTTCTGGTGCTACCGTCAAGGAGGGCAAGACCACCCCGCCCAAGCACTTCACCGAAGATACGCTACTCTCCGCAATGGAGACTGCCGGGAAGGACGATATGCCGGAGGATGCCGAGCGCAAGGGCCTGGGGACCCCGGCCACCCGCGCCGGGATTCTGGAAAAGCTGGTTTCCACCGGCTTTTTGGAGCGCAAAAAGAGCAAGAAAACCGTGCAGCTCATGCCATCCCATGACGCGGTATCCCTTATCACCGTGTTGCCGGAGCAGCTGCAATCGCCCCTTCTGACTGCTGAGTGGGAGTACCGGCTGGGTGAGATCGAGCGTGGCGAGCTGGCCCCGGAGGATTTCATGGCTGGGATTAGTGCCATGCTCAAAGAACTTGTGGGAACCTATCAAGCTATCAAGGGAACGGAGTATTTGTTCAGCCCTTCCCACGAAGTGGTGGGCAAATGCCCCCGCTGTGGCGGAGAGGTTGCAGAAATGCAAAAAGGCTTCTTCTGTCAGACAGAATCTTGCAAATTTGCAATTTGGAAAAACAACAAGTGGTGGGAGATGAAGCACAAGCAACCTACCAAAGCCATCGTAACGGCACTGCTCAAAGATGGCCGCGCTCATGTGAGGGGCTTGTACTCCGAGAAAACCGGCAAGACCTACGATGCCACTGTGGTGTTGGCGGATGATGGGCAGTACGCCAACTTCAAGCTGGAGTTTGACCAGCAGAAAGGTGGCAAACGATGA
- a CDS encoding DUF4366 domain-containing protein: MKNKKIFKTLSALCAALVLMMGLSVTAFAQGTEELPAEDATNDSNVVVEETEDSPALTPDGNAALVDDFGDNKQLITVTTKAGNYFYILIDRANEDKETAVHFLNQVDEADLMALMEDGQTTQEQPATCTCTEKCVAGAVNTACPVCATNMSACTGKEPEPETPEETPEPEEPAQKPAGLNPAILLAVLALMGGGGAFAYFKLVKSRPKTKGNDNLDDYDYGEDDTDQEDEDSWETEESDEPDADGGGDEESEDKTV; this comes from the coding sequence ATGAAGAATAAGAAAATTTTCAAAACCCTTTCGGCCCTCTGCGCCGCCCTGGTGCTGATGATGGGCCTTTCCGTGACTGCCTTTGCCCAGGGAACGGAAGAACTTCCGGCGGAGGATGCCACCAACGACAGCAATGTGGTCGTGGAGGAAACCGAGGACAGTCCGGCCCTGACCCCGGATGGCAACGCCGCCCTGGTGGATGATTTCGGCGACAACAAGCAGCTCATCACCGTCACCACCAAGGCAGGCAACTACTTCTACATCCTCATTGACCGGGCCAACGAGGACAAGGAAACCGCTGTCCACTTCTTAAACCAGGTGGACGAGGCGGACCTGATGGCGCTGATGGAGGACGGTCAGACCACCCAGGAGCAGCCCGCCACCTGTACCTGTACGGAGAAATGTGTGGCCGGTGCGGTGAATACGGCCTGCCCGGTGTGTGCCACCAATATGAGCGCCTGCACGGGTAAGGAGCCGGAACCGGAGACCCCGGAAGAAACCCCGGAACCGGAAGAACCGGCGCAGAAACCCGCAGGACTGAATCCGGCCATTCTTTTGGCGGTGCTGGCTCTGATGGGTGGCGGCGGCGCTTTTGCCTACTTTAAGCTGGTAAAAAGCAGACCCAAGACCAAGGGCAACGACAATTTGGACGATTATGACTACGGCGAGGATGATACCGATCAGGAGGACGAGGACTCCTGGGAGACCGAGGAATCTGACGAGCCGGACGCTGACGGGGGCGGCGACGAGGAAAGCGAGGACAAGACGGTTTGA
- a CDS encoding DUF4315 family protein, with translation MAKNKIQRIDQEIAKVREKIAEYQDKLKTLEAQKTEAENLEIVQMVRALRLTPEQLNAMLSGGTVPGMAAASANYNEQEDTDHEE, from the coding sequence ATGGCTAAGAACAAAATCCAGCGCATTGACCAGGAGATTGCCAAGGTCCGCGAGAAGATCGCGGAGTACCAGGACAAGCTGAAAACCCTGGAGGCGCAGAAAACCGAGGCGGAGAACCTGGAAATCGTTCAGATGGTGCGCGCCCTGCGGCTGACCCCGGAGCAGCTGAACGCCATGCTCTCCGGTGGTACGGTCCCTGGCATGGCCGCTGCCTCCGCCAACTACAACGAACAGGAGGATACCGACCATGAAGAATAA
- a CDS encoding CHAP domain-containing protein: MNKEPRLRFTDEERADPALEKPIRKADKAAAKADKAQAKIPKKQVRQKTVDPETGKVTTKLVLEDKKKPPSKLSHAVRDTPANAALGKLHKEIRETEQDNVGVESAHKSEEAAETGVRLAREGYRSHKLKPYRKAAQAEQKLEKANVNALYQKSLRENPQLASNPISRWQQKQAIKKEYAAAKRAGQAVGNTAKTAEATGMAAKAVKEKAQQAGAFVMRHKKGFLIAGAIFLLVCMLLNTMSSCSMMAQSIGSVVSGTTYPSDDPELVAVEADYAAKETALQAEIDNIESSHPGYDEYRYDLDMIGHDPHELAAYLSAVLQGYTRQSAQAELERVFDAQYELTLTEEVEIRYRTETSTDPVTGETTTEEVPYEYYILNVKLTSKPISSVASELLTPEQLEMYQVYRQTLGNKPLIFGGGSPDTSNSEDLTGVVFVNGTRPGNQAVVDIAKSQVGNVGGQPYWSWYGFNSRVEWCACFVSWCYGQMGLSEPRFAACQSQGIPWFQSHGQWGGRDYANIAPGDAIFFDWDLDGSADHVGLVVGTDGSRVYTVEGNSGDACKIKSYSLSYECIKGYGLMNW, translated from the coding sequence TTGAATAAGGAACCGCGCCTGCGCTTTACGGACGAGGAACGGGCTGACCCGGCTCTGGAGAAGCCCATCCGTAAGGCGGACAAGGCCGCCGCCAAAGCAGACAAGGCGCAGGCCAAAATCCCCAAAAAGCAGGTCCGGCAAAAGACGGTGGACCCGGAGACCGGCAAAGTGACCACCAAGCTGGTGCTGGAGGACAAGAAGAAGCCGCCCTCCAAATTGTCCCATGCGGTGCGGGATACCCCCGCCAATGCCGCTCTGGGGAAGCTCCACAAGGAAATCCGGGAGACCGAACAGGACAATGTGGGCGTGGAGAGCGCCCACAAGTCCGAGGAGGCTGCCGAGACCGGCGTTAGGCTTGCACGGGAAGGCTACCGCAGCCACAAGTTGAAGCCCTACCGCAAGGCGGCCCAGGCCGAGCAGAAGCTGGAGAAGGCCAATGTGAACGCCTTGTATCAGAAGTCCCTGCGGGAAAATCCCCAGCTTGCCAGCAACCCCATCTCCCGCTGGCAGCAGAAACAGGCCATCAAAAAGGAATACGCTGCCGCCAAGCGCGCCGGTCAAGCTGTCGGGAACACCGCCAAGACTGCGGAGGCCACCGGCATGGCGGCCAAGGCGGTCAAGGAGAAAGCCCAGCAAGCGGGCGCGTTTGTCATGCGCCACAAAAAGGGCTTTTTGATTGCGGGTGCGATCTTCCTGCTGGTCTGTATGCTGCTCAACACCATGTCCTCCTGCTCCATGATGGCGCAGAGTATCGGTTCCGTGGTGTCCGGCACCACCTACCCGTCGGATGATCCTGAGCTGGTGGCGGTGGAGGCCGACTACGCTGCCAAAGAAACGGCGCTGCAAGCCGAGATCGACAACATCGAAAGCAGCCATCCGGGGTATGACGAGTACCGCTATGACCTGGATATGATCGGGCATGACCCCCATGAGCTGGCAGCCTACCTGTCCGCCGTGCTGCAAGGCTATACCCGGCAGAGCGCCCAGGCCGAGCTGGAGCGCGTGTTCGACGCACAGTATGAACTGACGCTTACCGAGGAAGTGGAGATACGATACCGCACCGAAACTTCCACGGACCCCGTGACCGGCGAGACGACCACCGAGGAAGTCCCGTATGAGTATTACATTCTGAATGTGAAGCTCACCAGCAAGCCCATATCTTCCGTGGCTTCGGAGCTGCTAACCCCGGAACAGCTGGAAATGTACCAGGTGTACCGGCAGACGCTGGGCAACAAGCCGCTGATCTTCGGCGGCGGCTCCCCGGATACGAGCAACTCCGAGGACCTGACCGGCGTGGTATTCGTCAACGGCACCCGCCCCGGCAATCAGGCCGTGGTGGACATAGCCAAAAGTCAGGTGGGCAATGTGGGCGGTCAGCCCTACTGGAGCTGGTACGGCTTCAATTCCCGTGTGGAATGGTGCGCCTGCTTCGTGTCCTGGTGCTACGGCCAGATGGGGCTGTCCGAGCCGCGCTTTGCCGCCTGCCAGTCCCAGGGTATTCCGTGGTTCCAGTCTCACGGACAATGGGGCGGGCGTGATTACGCCAATATCGCCCCCGGCGACGCCATCTTCTTTGACTGGGACCTGGATGGCAGCGCCGACCATGTGGGCCTTGTGGTCGGCACAGACGGCAGCCGGGTCTACACCGTGGAGGGCAATTCTGGCGACGCCTGCAAGATCAAGAGTTATTCCCTGTCCTACGAGTGCATCAAGGGCTACGGCCTGATGAACTGGTAA
- a CDS encoding DUF3851 family protein, with protein sequence MKPNTELNTMMFFDDALEGERTQLLTELADAVSETRTAADQAAELNEDGEAGLLRLTEIWCAMNGVPAIVIFEGGQSELLANVVAQIYAHLLQHPSRDPVGLAVYVELRYMTASLMLGEWFE encoded by the coding sequence ATGAAACCCAACACCGAACTGAATACCATGATGTTTTTTGACGATGCCCTGGAGGGTGAGCGCACCCAGCTGCTCACCGAGCTGGCCGATGCCGTCAGCGAGACCCGCACGGCGGCGGATCAGGCTGCGGAGCTGAACGAGGACGGCGAAGCGGGCCTGCTGCGCCTGACGGAAATCTGGTGCGCCATGAACGGCGTCCCGGCCATCGTCATCTTCGAGGGCGGGCAGTCCGAGCTGCTGGCCAATGTGGTGGCGCAGATCTACGCCCATCTGCTTCAGCACCCCTCCCGTGACCCTGTGGGGCTGGCCGTCTATGTGGAGCTGCGCTACATGACGGCCTCCCTCATGTTGGGGGAATGGTTTGAATAA